Proteins encoded within one genomic window of [Enterobacter] lignolyticus SCF1:
- the leuD gene encoding 3-isopropylmalate dehydratase small subunit, whose product MAEKFTQHTGLVVPLDAANVDTDAIIPKQFLQKVTRTGFGAHLFNDWRFLDDKGQTPNPEFVLNFPQYKGASILLARENFGCGSSREHAPWALTDYGFKVVIAPSFADIFYGNSFNNQLLPVTLSEAQVDELFALVQATPGIRFEVDLEAEVVRAGEKTYRFSIDAFRRHCMLNGLDSIGLTLQHEDAISAYEKKQPAFMR is encoded by the coding sequence ATGGCAGAGAAATTTACCCAACATACGGGCCTGGTGGTGCCGCTGGATGCCGCGAACGTCGACACCGACGCCATCATCCCGAAGCAGTTCCTGCAGAAAGTCACCCGCACCGGCTTCGGCGCGCACTTGTTCAACGACTGGCGCTTTCTTGACGACAAGGGCCAGACGCCGAACCCGGAGTTTGTGCTGAACTTCCCGCAGTATAAGGGGGCGTCGATTCTGCTGGCGCGGGAAAACTTCGGCTGCGGCTCGTCCCGCGAACACGCGCCGTGGGCGCTGACCGACTACGGTTTTAAGGTGGTCATTGCGCCGAGCTTTGCCGACATCTTTTACGGCAACAGCTTCAACAACCAGCTGCTGCCGGTCACGCTGAGCGAAGCGCAGGTTGATGAGCTGTTCGCCCTGGTGCAGGCCACCCCGGGCATCCGCTTTGAGGTGGATCTGGAGGCGGAAGTGGTCCGCGCTGGCGAGAAAACCTACCGCTTCAGCATCGACGCTTTCCGTCGCCACTGCATGCTCAACGGCCTGGACAGCATCGGCCTGACGCTGCAGCACGAAGACGCCATCTCGGCCTACGAGAAAAAACAGCCTGCGTTTATGCGCTAA
- a CDS encoding sugar efflux transporter has product MLWLMTMGRRLNGVYAAFMLVAFMMGVAGALQAPTLSLFLSREVGAQPFWVGLFYTVNAVAGIAVSLWLAKRSDRRGDRRTLILFCCLMAVGNALLFAFNRHYLTLLTCGVLLASLANTAMPQLFALAREYADSSAREVVMFSSVMRAQLSLAWVIGPPLAFMLALNYGFTAMFSIAAAIFAISLALIAFALPSVARVEPPAERVVAQGSGWGDKNVRMLFIASTLMWTCNTMYIIDMPLWISSALGLPDKLAGILMGTAAGLEIPAMILAGYYVKRFGKRRMMIVAVAAGVLFYIGLILFHSREALLALQLFNAVFIGIVAGIGMLWFQDLMPGRAGAATTLFTNSISTGVILAGVIQGALAQSVGHFAVYWMMAAIALVALVMTLRVKDV; this is encoded by the coding sequence ATGCTCTGGCTGATGACGATGGGACGACGTCTGAACGGCGTTTACGCGGCTTTTATGCTGGTCGCTTTCATGATGGGCGTGGCGGGCGCGCTGCAGGCGCCGACGCTGAGCCTGTTCTTGAGCCGGGAGGTCGGCGCGCAGCCCTTCTGGGTCGGGCTGTTTTATACCGTCAACGCCGTCGCCGGGATCGCGGTCAGCCTGTGGCTGGCGAAGCGCTCCGACCGCCGGGGCGATCGCCGTACGCTGATACTGTTTTGCTGCCTGATGGCGGTAGGCAACGCGCTGCTCTTCGCCTTCAACCGCCATTATCTGACGCTGCTCACCTGCGGCGTGCTGCTGGCGTCGCTGGCCAATACCGCTATGCCGCAGCTGTTCGCGCTGGCGCGCGAATATGCCGATAGCTCCGCGCGGGAAGTGGTAATGTTCAGCTCGGTGATGCGCGCGCAGCTGTCGCTGGCGTGGGTGATTGGCCCGCCGCTGGCGTTCATGCTGGCGCTGAACTACGGCTTTACCGCCATGTTTTCGATTGCCGCCGCGATCTTCGCCATAAGCCTGGCGCTGATCGCGTTTGCGCTGCCCTCCGTGGCCCGCGTCGAACCTCCTGCTGAGCGGGTCGTGGCGCAGGGCAGCGGCTGGGGCGATAAAAACGTCCGCATGCTGTTTATCGCTTCCACCCTGATGTGGACCTGCAACACCATGTACATCATCGATATGCCGCTGTGGATCAGCAGCGCGCTAGGCCTGCCGGATAAACTTGCCGGGATCCTGATGGGCACCGCCGCGGGGCTGGAGATCCCGGCGATGATCCTGGCGGGCTATTACGTAAAGCGCTTTGGCAAACGCCGGATGATGATCGTCGCCGTTGCGGCCGGCGTGCTGTTTTATATCGGACTGATTCTGTTCCACAGCCGCGAAGCGCTGCTGGCCCTGCAGCTCTTTAATGCGGTGTTTATCGGTATCGTCGCCGGGATTGGCATGCTGTGGTTTCAGGATCTGATGCCTGGCCGCGCCGGGGCGGCAACGACGCTGTTTACCAATAGCATTTCCACGGGCGTGATTCTGGCGGGGGTGATTCAGGGGGCGCTGGCGCAAAGCGTCGGCCATTTCGCCGTCTACTGGATGATGGCGGCGATTGCGCTGGTGGCGCTGGTTATGACACTGCGGGTGAAGGACGTATAG
- the sgrT gene encoding glucose uptake inhibitor SgrT, translating to MQKSSTHRFYQHYFLATQGASWLARLLAGERLKMLEELMQWNVTAPTSESH from the coding sequence ATGCAGAAGTCATCAACACACCGGTTTTATCAGCACTATTTTTTAGCGACGCAGGGAGCGTCATGGCTGGCCCGCCTGCTGGCAGGAGAGCGGCTGAAAATGCTCGAAGAACTGATGCAGTGGAACGTTACGGCTCCGACTTCTGAATCTCATTGA
- the sgrR gene encoding HTH-type transcriptional regulator SgrR, which yields MSSGRLQQQFIRLWQCCDGHAQETTLNELAALLSCSRRHMRTLLNTMEERGWLTWEAEAGRGKRSRLTFLYTGLALQQQRAEDLLEQDRIDQLVQLVGDKSAVRQMLVSHLGRSFRQGRHILRVLYYRPMRNLLPGTPLRRSETHIARQIFSALTRINEENGELEADIAHHWQQISPLHWRFYLRPGIHFHHGRELDMDDAIASLQRINSLPLYSHITRIISPTAWTLDIHLARPDRWLPWLLGYVPAMILPREWESMNHFASLPVGTGPYAVARNNLNQLKIHAFDDYFGYRALIDEVNVWVLPEIGEEVTCGLTLEGSTEDEEKAVESRLEEGCYYLLFDARTPKGVHPAVRRWVSQILSPANLLYHADEQYQGYWFPAYGLLPRWHHARPQKGEKPAGLETLTITYYREHLEHRNIAVIMQRLLAQHQVRLEIQELDYDEWHRGDACSDMWLNSANFTLPLDFSLFAQLYEVPLIQQCIPLDWQADASRWQAGDMNLAGWCQQLIAQQSIVPLIHHWLRIQGQRSMRGLRMNTLGWFDFKSAWFAPPEP from the coding sequence ATGTCTTCTGGTCGCTTGCAACAACAGTTCATCCGCCTGTGGCAGTGCTGCGATGGCCATGCCCAGGAAACCACCCTTAACGAGCTGGCGGCGCTGTTAAGCTGTTCCCGCCGCCATATGCGTACGCTGCTCAACACTATGGAAGAGCGCGGCTGGCTGACCTGGGAGGCGGAGGCCGGGCGCGGTAAACGGTCGCGCCTGACGTTCCTCTATACCGGGCTGGCGCTGCAGCAGCAGAGGGCGGAGGATCTGCTGGAGCAGGACCGGATCGATCAGCTGGTGCAGCTGGTCGGCGATAAATCGGCGGTACGCCAGATGCTGGTGTCCCATCTGGGCAGAAGCTTTCGCCAGGGGCGGCATATTTTGCGCGTGCTCTACTACCGCCCGATGCGCAATCTGCTGCCCGGTACGCCCCTTCGCCGCTCGGAAACGCACATCGCCCGGCAGATCTTCAGCGCCCTGACGCGGATAAATGAGGAAAACGGGGAACTGGAAGCCGATATCGCCCACCACTGGCAGCAGATTTCGCCGCTGCACTGGCGCTTTTACCTGCGTCCTGGCATTCATTTCCATCACGGCCGCGAGCTGGATATGGACGATGCGATCGCGTCGCTACAGCGCATTAATTCGCTGCCGCTGTACAGCCACATCACCCGCATCATCTCCCCCACCGCCTGGACGCTGGATATCCATCTGGCAAGACCTGACCGCTGGCTGCCGTGGCTGCTGGGCTATGTACCGGCGATGATCCTGCCGCGCGAATGGGAGTCGATGAACCACTTCGCCAGCCTGCCCGTAGGCACCGGCCCCTATGCGGTGGCGCGCAACAACCTGAACCAGCTGAAAATTCACGCCTTTGACGATTACTTCGGCTATCGCGCGCTGATTGACGAAGTGAACGTCTGGGTGCTGCCGGAAATCGGCGAAGAGGTCACCTGCGGCCTGACGCTGGAAGGATCGACGGAAGACGAGGAAAAAGCGGTTGAAAGCCGTCTTGAAGAAGGCTGCTATTACCTGCTGTTCGACGCCCGCACGCCGAAAGGCGTGCACCCGGCGGTGCGCCGCTGGGTAAGCCAGATACTCTCTCCCGCCAACCTGCTCTATCACGCCGATGAGCAGTATCAGGGCTACTGGTTTCCGGCCTACGGTCTGCTGCCGCGCTGGCACCACGCCCGGCCGCAAAAGGGGGAAAAACCCGCCGGGCTGGAAACGCTGACCATTACCTATTACCGGGAGCACCTCGAACACCGCAATATTGCCGTCATCATGCAGCGGCTGCTGGCGCAACATCAGGTCAGGCTGGAGATTCAGGAGCTGGACTACGACGAGTGGCATCGCGGCGACGCCTGCAGCGATATGTGGCTCAACAGCGCAAACTTCACGCTGCCGCTGGATTTCTCTCTTTTCGCCCAGCTGTATGAGGTGCCGCTTATCCAGCAGTGCATCCCGCTTGACTGGCAGGCCGACGCCAGCCGCTGGCAGGCCGGAGACATGAACCTCGCCGGCTGGTGCCAGCAGCTTATCGCCCAGCAGTCGATAGTCCCGCTCATCCACCACTGGCTTAGGATCCAGGGACAGCGCAGCATGCGCGGGCTGCGCATGAACACCCTTGGCTGGTTTGACTTTAAATCCGCCTGGTTTGCGCCGCCGGAACCATAA
- the thiB gene encoding thiamine ABC transporter substrate binding subunit yields MLKKLLPLLALVSVPVFAKPVLTVYTYDSFSADWGPGPAVKKAFEADCGCELKYVALEDGVSLLNRLRMEGKNSKADIVLGLDNNLLQAATDTGLFAKSGVPSSSVTVPGGWNNDTFVPFDYGYFAFVYDKNKLKNPPKSLKELVESEQKWRVIYEDPRTSTPGLGLLLWMQKVYGDKAPDAWQKLAAKTVTVTKGWSEAYGLFLKGESDLVLSYTTSPAYHIIEEKKDNYAAANFEEGHYLQVEVAARTAASKQPELAEKFLKFMVSPAFQTAIPTGNWMYPVTQVALPDGFNGLVKPATTLEYTPQQVDHERQNWISAWLRAASH; encoded by the coding sequence GTGCTAAAAAAACTCCTGCCGTTGCTGGCGCTCGTAAGCGTGCCCGTGTTCGCTAAACCTGTTCTGACCGTCTATACCTACGATTCCTTCTCCGCCGACTGGGGCCCGGGGCCTGCGGTGAAAAAAGCGTTTGAAGCCGACTGTGGCTGCGAGCTGAAGTATGTGGCGCTGGAAGACGGCGTATCGCTGCTCAACCGCCTGCGTATGGAGGGCAAAAACAGCAAAGCGGATATCGTGCTGGGGCTGGATAATAACCTGCTGCAGGCGGCAACCGATACCGGGCTGTTCGCAAAAAGCGGCGTTCCCTCCTCCTCGGTCACCGTGCCTGGCGGCTGGAACAATGACACCTTCGTACCGTTTGATTACGGCTACTTCGCGTTTGTTTACGACAAAAACAAGCTCAAAAACCCGCCGAAAAGCTTAAAAGAGCTGGTTGAAAGCGAGCAGAAATGGCGCGTGATTTACGAAGATCCGCGCACCAGCACGCCGGGTCTCGGCCTGCTGCTGTGGATGCAAAAAGTCTACGGCGACAAAGCGCCGGACGCCTGGCAGAAGCTGGCCGCGAAAACCGTCACCGTCACGAAGGGCTGGAGCGAGGCTTACGGCCTGTTCCTGAAAGGCGAAAGCGACCTGGTGTTAAGCTATACCACCTCTCCGGCCTACCACATCATCGAAGAGAAGAAGGATAACTACGCGGCGGCCAACTTCGAGGAAGGCCACTACCTGCAGGTAGAGGTCGCCGCCCGCACCGCTGCCAGCAAGCAGCCGGAGCTGGCGGAAAAGTTCCTGAAATTTATGGTGTCACCGGCCTTCCAGACGGCAATTCCGACCGGCAACTGGATGTACCCGGTGACCCAGGTCGCGCTGCCGGACGGCTTTAACGGCCTGGTCAAACCCGCCACAACCCTGGAATATACGCCGCAGCAGGTTGACCACGAGCGCCAGAACTGGATTAGCGCATGGCTTCGCGCCGCCAGCCACTGA
- the thiP gene encoding thiamine/thiamine pyrophosphate ABC transporter permease ThiP, which yields MASRRQPLIAGWLIPGLTVAMLMVAVALAAFLALWLNAPEAAWGALLQDSYLWHVVRFSFWQAFLSALLSVVPAIFLARALYRRRFPGRQALLRLCAMTLILPVLVAVFGILSVYGRQGWLAQLFHAAGWQWTFSPYGLQGILLAHVFFNMPMATRLLLQALEQIPGEQRQLAAQLGMRGFSFFRFVEWPWIRRQLPPVAALIFMLCFASFATVLSLGGGPQATTIELAIYQALSFDYDPGRAAILALIQMLCCLGLMLLSQRLSKSVAPGFTHHRGWRDPDDRLHSRIADGALIVIALLLLLPPLLAVVVDGVNGSLAEVLSRPVLWRALWTSLRIAIAAGLLSLLLTMMLLWSSRELRARQHSLAGQAMELSGTLILAMPGIVLATGFFLLLNNSIGLPASADGIVIFTNALMAIPYALKVLETPMRDITARYGPLCQSLGMQGFNRLRIVELRALRRPLAQALAFACVLSIGDFGVVALFGNDDFRTLPFYLYQQIGAYRSQDGAVTALLLLLLCFLLFTVIEKLPGRDAKTQ from the coding sequence ATGGCTTCGCGCCGCCAGCCACTGATCGCCGGCTGGCTTATCCCGGGACTGACGGTCGCCATGCTGATGGTGGCCGTCGCGCTGGCGGCCTTTCTGGCGCTATGGCTGAATGCGCCCGAAGCCGCATGGGGCGCGCTGCTGCAGGACAGCTATCTCTGGCACGTGGTGCGCTTTTCCTTCTGGCAGGCATTTTTGTCGGCGCTGCTGTCGGTGGTCCCGGCGATTTTCCTCGCCCGCGCCCTTTACCGGCGCCGTTTCCCTGGGCGTCAGGCGCTGCTGCGGCTGTGCGCGATGACGCTGATTCTGCCGGTGCTGGTCGCCGTTTTCGGCATCCTTAGCGTCTATGGCCGCCAGGGCTGGCTGGCGCAGCTGTTTCACGCGGCCGGCTGGCAGTGGACGTTTTCACCCTATGGCCTGCAGGGCATCCTGTTGGCCCACGTGTTTTTCAACATGCCGATGGCGACGCGCCTGCTGCTGCAGGCGCTTGAGCAGATCCCCGGCGAGCAGCGGCAGCTGGCCGCCCAGCTCGGCATGCGCGGCTTCAGCTTCTTCCGCTTCGTCGAATGGCCGTGGATACGGCGGCAGCTCCCGCCCGTCGCGGCGCTCATTTTCATGCTCTGTTTCGCCAGCTTCGCCACGGTGCTGTCGCTCGGCGGCGGCCCGCAGGCCACCACCATTGAGCTGGCCATCTATCAGGCGCTCAGCTTTGACTACGATCCGGGACGGGCGGCCATACTGGCGCTCATCCAGATGCTGTGCTGCCTCGGGCTGATGCTGCTCAGCCAGCGGCTGAGCAAATCGGTGGCGCCGGGGTTTACCCACCACCGCGGCTGGCGCGATCCCGACGACCGCCTGCACAGCCGTATCGCCGACGGCGCGCTGATCGTTATCGCCCTGCTGCTGCTGTTGCCGCCGCTGCTGGCGGTGGTGGTCGACGGCGTTAACGGCAGCCTGGCCGAGGTGCTCTCGCGCCCGGTGCTCTGGCGGGCGCTCTGGACCTCGCTGCGCATCGCCATCGCCGCCGGGCTGCTCAGCCTGCTCCTCACAATGATGCTGTTGTGGAGCAGCCGCGAGCTGCGCGCGCGTCAGCATTCGCTGGCCGGACAGGCCATGGAGCTTAGCGGTACGCTGATTCTGGCGATGCCCGGCATCGTGCTGGCCACCGGTTTTTTCCTGCTGCTCAACAACAGCATTGGCCTCCCCGCCTCTGCTGACGGCATCGTCATCTTCACCAACGCGCTGATGGCTATCCCCTATGCGCTGAAGGTGCTGGAAACCCCCATGCGGGATATCACCGCCCGCTACGGCCCGCTGTGCCAGTCGTTGGGCATGCAGGGATTCAACCGCCTGCGTATTGTCGAGCTGCGCGCTCTCAGACGGCCGCTGGCGCAGGCGCTGGCGTTTGCCTGCGTGCTGTCGATTGGCGATTTCGGCGTTGTGGCGCTGTTCGGCAACGATGACTTCCGCACGCTGCCCTTCTATCTTTATCAGCAGATTGGCGCCTACCGCAGCCAGGACGGCGCCGTAACGGCGCTGCTGCTGCTGCTGCTCTGCTTCCTGCTTTTTACCGTGATCGAGAAACTACCGGGCCGCGATGCTAAAACTCAATGA
- the thiQ gene encoding thiamine ABC transporter ATP-binding protein ThiQ: protein MLKLNDITWLYQHLPMRFTFAAAPGEQIAVLGPSGAGKSTLLNLIAGFLAPVSGTLAIAGEDHTHTPPSKRPVSMLFQENNLFSHLTIRQNIGLGMTPGLRLSAQQRSALETIAAQMNITELLERLPGELSGGQRQRAALARCLVREQPVLLLDEPFSALDPALRQEMLQLVGDVCRRQQLTLLMVSHSVEDAARIAARSLVVADGRIAWDGPTAELLSGKASASPLLGL, encoded by the coding sequence ATGCTAAAACTCAATGATATCACCTGGCTGTATCAGCATTTGCCGATGCGCTTTACCTTCGCCGCCGCCCCCGGCGAGCAGATTGCCGTGCTCGGCCCCAGCGGCGCGGGGAAAAGCACGCTGCTGAACCTGATCGCCGGTTTCCTGGCGCCGGTCAGCGGCACGCTGGCAATAGCGGGAGAGGATCATACCCATACCCCGCCGTCAAAACGTCCGGTATCGATGCTGTTCCAGGAAAATAACCTGTTCAGCCATCTGACCATTCGCCAGAATATCGGGCTGGGGATGACGCCGGGACTGCGGCTCAGCGCGCAGCAGCGGAGCGCGCTGGAGACCATCGCCGCGCAGATGAACATTACCGAACTGCTGGAGCGCCTGCCGGGGGAGCTTTCCGGCGGGCAGCGGCAGCGGGCGGCGCTGGCGCGCTGCCTGGTGCGCGAGCAGCCGGTGCTGCTGTTGGATGAACCGTTTTCCGCGCTCGACCCGGCGCTGCGTCAGGAGATGCTGCAGCTGGTCGGCGACGTTTGCCGTCGCCAGCAGCTAACGCTGCTGATGGTGTCCCACAGCGTCGAGGACGCCGCACGCATCGCCGCGCGCTCGCTGGTAGTGGCCGACGGGCGCATCGCCTGGGATGGCCCCACCGCCGAGCTGCTGAGCGGTAAGGCCAGCGCCTCGCCGCTCCTTGGGCTGTGA
- a CDS encoding DedA family protein, translating into MQALLEHFITQSVMYSLIAVALVAFLESLALVGLILPGTVMMAALGALIGSGDVNFWQAWLAGIIGCLMGDWISFWLGWRFKKPLHRWSFMKKNKALLDKTEHALHQHSMVTILIGRFVGPTRPLVPMVAGMLDLPVAKFVLPNIIGCLLWPPVYFLPGILAGAAIGIPADAQSGGFKWLLLLAALLLWLAVWLCWRLWRSGKSGIDRLTRYLPRARLLWLSPLLLGLAAAALVALLRHPLMPVYLDILGKVVSR; encoded by the coding sequence ATGCAAGCTTTGCTGGAACATTTTATCACCCAGTCGGTGATGTACTCGTTGATTGCGGTGGCGCTGGTCGCGTTTCTGGAATCACTGGCGCTGGTGGGGCTTATCCTGCCGGGCACCGTGATGATGGCGGCGCTCGGGGCGCTTATCGGCAGCGGCGACGTGAATTTCTGGCAGGCGTGGCTGGCGGGCATTATCGGCTGTCTGATGGGGGACTGGATCTCCTTCTGGCTCGGCTGGCGCTTTAAAAAGCCGCTGCACCGCTGGTCGTTCATGAAAAAGAACAAAGCGCTGCTCGATAAAACCGAGCATGCCCTGCATCAGCACAGCATGGTGACGATTCTGATTGGCCGTTTTGTCGGGCCGACGCGTCCGCTGGTGCCGATGGTCGCCGGGATGCTCGACCTGCCGGTCGCGAAATTCGTGCTGCCAAATATCATTGGCTGCCTGCTCTGGCCGCCGGTCTACTTTTTACCGGGGATCCTCGCCGGAGCGGCTATCGGCATTCCGGCGGACGCGCAGAGCGGCGGCTTTAAGTGGCTGCTGCTGCTGGCGGCGCTGCTGCTGTGGCTTGCCGTCTGGCTCTGCTGGCGCCTGTGGCGCAGCGGTAAATCCGGTATCGACAGGCTGACCCGCTATCTGCCCCGCGCCCGGCTGCTGTGGCTTTCGCCGCTGCTGCTCGGGCTGGCCGCGGCGGCGCTGGTGGCGCTGCTGCGCCACCCGCTCATGCCAGTGTATCTGGATATTTTAGGTAAGGTCGTCAGCCGCTGA
- the araC gene encoding arabinose operon transcriptional regulator AraC, translating to MAETQNDPLLPGYSFNAHLVAGLTPIEADGYLDFFIDRPLGMKGYILNLTVRGEGVINNQGHQFVCRPGDMVLFPPGEIHHYGRHPLAGEWYHQWVYFRPRAYWQEWLSWPTLFAQTGFYRPDEAHQAQFAGLFGQIIEAGQGAGRYSELLAINLLEQLLLRRVEAINESLHPPMDNRVRDACQYISDHLADSQFDIASVAQHVCLSPSRLSHLFRQQLGVSVLSWREDQRISQAKLLLSTTRMPIASVGRNVGFEDQLYFSRVFKKCTGASPSEFRAGVSNV from the coding sequence ATGGCTGAAACGCAAAATGATCCTCTGTTGCCTGGCTACTCATTTAATGCCCATCTGGTGGCGGGATTAACGCCGATCGAGGCCGACGGCTATCTCGATTTTTTCATCGACCGGCCGCTGGGTATGAAGGGATATATTCTCAACCTGACCGTGCGCGGTGAGGGGGTTATCAACAATCAGGGGCATCAGTTCGTCTGCCGTCCCGGCGATATGGTGCTGTTTCCGCCGGGGGAAATTCACCACTATGGCCGCCATCCGCTGGCCGGCGAGTGGTATCACCAGTGGGTGTACTTCCGCCCGCGCGCCTACTGGCAAGAATGGCTGTCGTGGCCGACGCTGTTCGCGCAGACCGGGTTTTACCGCCCGGATGAAGCGCATCAGGCGCAGTTCGCCGGGCTGTTCGGGCAAATTATCGAGGCCGGACAGGGCGCCGGGCGCTATTCCGAGCTGCTGGCGATCAACCTGCTGGAACAGCTGCTGCTGCGGCGGGTGGAGGCCATCAATGAGTCCCTGCATCCGCCGATGGACAACCGCGTGCGCGACGCCTGCCAGTACATCAGCGACCATCTGGCGGACAGCCAGTTTGATATCGCCAGCGTCGCGCAGCACGTCTGCCTGTCTCCGTCGCGCCTGTCCCATCTTTTCCGCCAGCAGCTTGGCGTGAGCGTGCTGAGCTGGCGCGAAGACCAGCGTATCAGTCAGGCCAAGCTGCTGCTCAGCACCACCCGCATGCCGATCGCCAGCGTCGGGCGCAACGTCGGTTTTGAGGATCAGCTCTACTTTTCCCGCGTTTTTAAAAAATGCACCGGCGCCAGCCCCAGCGAATTCCGCGCGGGTGTTAGTAACGTGTGA